In Nyctibius grandis isolate bNycGra1 chromosome 6, bNycGra1.pri, whole genome shotgun sequence, a single genomic region encodes these proteins:
- the TIFA gene encoding TRAF-interacting protein with FHA domain-containing protein A: MTSFEEAETEETVTCLHLTFYHPCQEHKMMFRCLNFCKREQVRADELAKFGRDSNICRYNLMDTRVSRVQFSLQFYRKLNSSEFCFEIKNMSKKTKLVVDQTELGYLNKIDLPWKCIICFGDYQILAETQEGESVDYFETYLHLAEVPILQERCLPSLQPIPENGLSSSLFPSQGKSPIEIDENESC, from the coding sequence ATGACCTCTTTTGAAGAAGCCGAAACTGAAGAAACAGTAACATGTCTCCACCTGACCTTTTACCATCCTTGCCAAGAACACAAGATGATGTTTCGTTGCTTGAACTTCTGTAAGCGAGAGCAGGTCAGGGCAGATGAACTGGCCAAGTTTGGCCGTGATTCGAATATCTGCCGTTACAACCTAATGGATACTCGTGTTTCTCGGGTTCAGTTTTCATTGcagttttacagaaaactgaacagctcagaattttgttttgagaTAAAGAACatgagcaagaaaacaaaactggtgGTGGACCAAACAGAACTGGGTTACTTAAACAAAATCGACCTGCCCTGGAAGTGCATCATTTGTTTTGGGGACTACCAGATTTTAGCAGAGACTCAAGAAGGGGAGTCCGTGGATTATTTTGAGACTTACTTACACTTGGCTGAAGTGCCAATCTTACAAGAAAGATGCCTACCATCACTGCAGCCTATACCGGAGAATggactttcttcttccttgtttcCTTCCCAAGGCAAAAGCCCCATAGAGATTGATGAAAATGAGTCCTGCTAG